CCAATTACAACGGCGGCTGGTTTGCCATGACGCGTAATAAGGATTTCTTCTTTTTCTGCTTCACGGATAATACTACAGCTATCATTTTTTGCTTCGCTCATCGTATGCCTTTTCATTCCGGTGCTCCATGTAATTGCAGCCATTTTGCCGTTTCGGGTTTCATTACAAAACCCAACACTTCGACACGTCCCTTTCCGTCGTTGACGTCGTAAAACACACGTATCTCATTTACCCGCAGTCGGTACTGCGGTTGCCGTAACCCCTTAAGCCGCTTAATCCGACTCTTACTTTCTTGTTTAGGGGCATTTTCAAGATGGGTTCGCATGGCCTTCTTCAAGGAAGAACGCCATTGGGCATTCAATTTATTAAAAGCCTCCTGTGCGCTTCTCGCTATGATGACCTGGTATTTCATTCTGGGAAGAATATAGCCAGAATCTATTAAAATGTCAATGAGAATCGGCCCTCATTTTTTCTTGACAAGATAACTACGGTTCCCTTTGACCTACGGCAGCCATGGAAAGGCCATCGCCGCCTTCCTGCCGGAGAGAAGCTTGAGTATACTAAGGGGACGCTGTTAACTTATAAACTTAAGTAAAAGGTAAAAGGGGTCATGCAGAAGTTGCTTTGTATTTTATTTCGAAGATCATACGTGGGTATTCCGAACTATTTCGGCCACCCATTCCGATCCCATAAGACCTGGACCTCGGGCCGGGACGGATTTCATTGGTATCACGATAACTGAAAAAGCTAAACCGCCTCACGCCCGGATGAGCCGGGAGACCGGCAGAAGAATCCCGGGGGGTTGATTCTTTTAAATTGACCATTTGAGGTAATGAATTTTGTTTGAGTGAGGGGCAGGCTTTTCGTTCTGCTTCAGGACAATCTTGACATCCGTTGAAAGGCGGGGGCGGTGAGGATGGACTGGGGGCCATTGAAAAAA
This genomic interval from Deltaproteobacteria bacterium contains the following:
- a CDS encoding type II toxin-antitoxin system RelE/ParE family toxin, which codes for MNAQWRSSLKKAMRTHLENAPKQESKSRIKRLKGLRQPQYRLRVNEIRVFYDVNDGKGRVEVLGFVMKPETAKWLQLHGAPE